A section of the Leptotrichia sp. HSP-342 genome encodes:
- a CDS encoding EamA family transporter: MWIVFAFASAIFAGLTAILAKIGVKNVDSNVATAIRTVIIVIFAGFMAFMTKGYESELTLKSLTFLILSGISTGLSWLCYFKALQVGDVNKVAPIDKSSTVLTMILAFLFLREALTVIKIVGILMIGTGTYLMIEKKENTSYENTGKKSWLFYAILSAVFAALTSILGKVGITGIESNYGTAIRSVVVLVMAWIVVFTAKKQIEVKNIDKKTFIFLVLSGITTGLSWLTMYRALQDGQASVVVAIDKLSILFTVAFSYVAFKEKLNIKSFAGLIGITVGTLILLI; encoded by the coding sequence ATGTGGATTGTATTTGCATTTGCTTCGGCTATATTTGCAGGATTGACGGCAATTTTGGCAAAAATAGGAGTAAAAAATGTTGATTCGAATGTTGCAACAGCTATAAGGACAGTAATAATTGTAATATTTGCAGGTTTTATGGCTTTTATGACTAAAGGTTATGAAAGTGAGCTAACATTAAAATCCTTAACTTTTCTTATCCTTTCAGGAATTTCGACAGGGTTATCGTGGCTATGCTATTTTAAGGCACTTCAGGTTGGAGATGTGAATAAAGTTGCTCCAATTGATAAATCGAGTACAGTATTAACAATGATTTTAGCATTTTTATTTTTAAGAGAAGCGTTAACGGTAATAAAAATCGTAGGTATTTTGATGATTGGTACAGGAACATATCTTATGATAGAAAAAAAAGAAAATACTAGTTATGAAAATACTGGTAAAAAATCATGGTTATTTTATGCTATCTTATCAGCAGTATTTGCTGCTCTTACTTCAATACTGGGAAAAGTTGGAATTACTGGAATAGAGTCAAATTATGGAACAGCAATAAGGTCGGTTGTTGTACTTGTAATGGCCTGGATTGTAGTTTTTACAGCGAAAAAGCAAATAGAAGTAAAGAATATAGATAAAAAAACATTTATATTCTTGGTTTTATCGGGAATTACAACAGGATTATCATGGCTTACAATGTATCGGGCATTGCAGGATGGACAAGCTAGCGTTGTAGTTGCTATTGATAAATTGAGCATTTTGTTTACTGTGGCATTTTCGTATGTTGCATTTAAGGAAAAGTTGAATATTAAATCATTTGCAGGATTGATAGGAATTACAGTTGGAACTTTAATTCTTTTGATTTAG
- a CDS encoding ABC transporter permease, with protein MEVTKIKGNNKNIIFLIIILVILSIVSLLTGVQKFTLENLLLGKETQLLIISRIPRLVSILVTGASLGIAGIIVQTISSNKFVSPSTIGTMDWAKFGIMISLIFLGDKSTLLKMTVAFIFALFGTMLFMKVLSKMKIKNVVMIPLIGIMLGNVVNSITGFVAYKFDLIQNIGSWMQGNFALVVKGRYELIYIGIPFLVLAYIYTDKFTIVGIGKDFSANLGLNREKITFIGLIIVSVITASIVVTIGTIPYVGLIIPNIVSIYKGDNMKKSLPDTAILGALFVLICDIAGRIVMYPYEVSISVIMSIVGSLIFLILIFRRYKYAN; from the coding sequence ATGGAGGTGACAAAAATAAAAGGAAATAATAAAAATATTATTTTTTTAATAATAATTTTAGTAATACTTTCAATTGTTTCATTATTGACAGGAGTCCAGAAATTTACTCTTGAAAACTTACTTTTGGGAAAAGAGACACAACTTCTTATAATAAGCAGAATTCCTAGACTAGTCAGTATCCTTGTTACAGGAGCAAGCCTTGGAATAGCGGGAATAATTGTTCAGACGATAAGTAGCAATAAATTTGTATCTCCCTCGACAATAGGAACTATGGACTGGGCAAAGTTTGGGATAATGATTTCCCTTATATTTTTGGGAGATAAGTCAACTCTTTTAAAAATGACAGTTGCTTTTATATTTGCACTTTTTGGAACTATGCTTTTTATGAAGGTTTTGAGCAAAATGAAAATAAAAAATGTTGTAATGATACCATTAATTGGGATAATGCTTGGAAATGTAGTAAATTCAATTACAGGCTTTGTGGCTTATAAATTTGACTTAATTCAGAATATAGGCTCGTGGATGCAAGGGAATTTTGCTTTAGTTGTAAAAGGAAGGTATGAATTGATTTATATTGGAATTCCGTTTTTGGTGCTGGCATATATTTACACGGATAAGTTTACGATTGTAGGAATAGGAAAGGATTTTTCGGCTAATTTAGGGCTAAATCGTGAAAAAATTACATTTATAGGGCTGATAATAGTGTCGGTAATAACAGCTTCCATTGTCGTTACAATAGGGACAATTCCTTATGTAGGGCTGATTATTCCAAATATTGTGAGTATTTATAAGGGGGATAACATGAAAAAATCTCTTCCAGATACGGCAATTTTAGGAGCATTATTCGTATTAATCTGTGATATTGCAGGAAGAATTGTGATGTATCCTTATGAAGTGTCTATAAGTGTTATTATGAGCATTGTTGGAAGTTTGATATTCTTGATTCTTATTTTTAGGAGGTATAAATATGCCAATTAA
- a CDS encoding iron chelate uptake ABC transporter family permease subunit, producing the protein MPIKNLSESSQVKKILILMALSLLGMLLFILFGLTFDNMSFNLPRRALKVLAIAIVSFSIGYSSIVFQTITGNRILTPGIMGLDSLYMFIQTVVVYFFGSRQLAMMTDTFQFFISGIIMVGASLLLYVFLFNGKMKNIYFLVLIGIIFGGFFNGLSNFMQMMLDPNEFLVLQGKMFASFSAINIKLVGICLVLIIFCIISIIPDLKRLNVLSLGEDHAINLGINCKRLIRKQMIVISVLISVSTVLVGPVTFLGLLVASLAREVVKGYKHRIMIIIAFLIGNIALIYSLFMVERLLNFSATINVIIDFIGGIYFIYLITRNQA; encoded by the coding sequence ATGCCAATTAAAAATTTAAGTGAAAGTAGTCAAGTTAAAAAAATACTAATTTTAATGGCACTCTCTCTTTTAGGGATGTTGTTATTCATATTATTTGGATTAACTTTTGACAATATGAGCTTTAATTTACCAAGGCGGGCTTTAAAGGTTCTTGCGATTGCGATTGTAAGTTTTTCAATTGGATATTCTTCGATAGTGTTTCAAACGATAACTGGTAACAGGATTTTAACGCCGGGAATTATGGGGTTGGATTCGCTTTATATGTTTATTCAGACTGTTGTCGTGTATTTTTTTGGAAGTAGACAGCTTGCTATGATGACTGACACATTTCAATTTTTTATTTCGGGAATTATAATGGTGGGAGCTTCTCTTCTATTATATGTATTTCTCTTTAACGGAAAAATGAAAAATATATATTTTCTAGTTTTGATTGGAATAATATTTGGTGGATTTTTCAATGGTCTTTCCAATTTTATGCAGATGATGCTAGACCCTAATGAATTTCTTGTATTACAAGGGAAAATGTTTGCAAGTTTCAGCGCAATTAATATAAAACTGGTTGGAATATGCCTTGTTTTGATAATTTTTTGCATAATATCAATAATACCTGATTTGAAAAGGCTGAATGTTTTATCACTTGGAGAAGATCATGCTATTAATTTGGGAATTAATTGTAAAAGGCTGATAAGAAAACAGATGATTGTGATTTCAGTGTTAATATCGGTGTCAACTGTGCTTGTGGGTCCTGTAACATTTTTAGGACTTTTAGTGGCAAGTCTGGCACGGGAAGTTGTAAAAGGCTATAAACACAGAATAATGATAATAATCGCTTTTCTTATAGGAAATATAGCATTAATCTATAGCCTGTTCATGGTTGAAAGATTATTGAATTTTTCGGCGACAATAAATGTAATAATAGATTTTATTGGCGGAATTTACTTTATTTACCTTATTACAAGAAACCAGGCTTAA
- a CDS encoding ABC transporter ATP-binding protein has protein sequence MIKVDNIFKKYGEKEILSDVSLELPKKKIISFIGSNGAGKSTLLSIIIRTLSRDSGNVVIENKNLEEWRTEELAKVLSILKQSNHLNIRLTVKELVSFGRYPYSKGKLTLEDEEKVEQAIKYMGLKNLENRFIDELSGGQRQMAYIAMVIAQDTEYIFLDEPLNNLDMKHSVQIMKILRNLVDERGKTIIVVIHDINFVASYSDYIVALKDGKMIRHGNTEEIMKNEVLKDIYGMEIPIYEIENRKFCLYY, from the coding sequence ATGATAAAAGTTGATAATATATTTAAAAAATACGGCGAAAAGGAAATACTATCGGATGTAAGTCTAGAATTGCCAAAGAAAAAAATAATATCTTTTATTGGAAGCAACGGTGCTGGTAAAAGTACACTTCTTTCCATAATAATAAGAACATTGTCAAGAGATTCAGGAAATGTGGTTATAGAAAATAAAAATTTAGAAGAATGGAGGACAGAGGAACTTGCAAAAGTGCTTTCAATTTTGAAGCAGTCAAATCATCTGAATATAAGGCTGACTGTAAAGGAACTGGTTAGTTTTGGAAGGTATCCTTATTCAAAAGGCAAACTTACTTTAGAAGATGAAGAAAAAGTAGAGCAGGCTATAAAATATATGGGACTGAAAAATTTGGAAAACAGGTTTATTGATGAACTGAGCGGGGGTCAAAGGCAGATGGCATATATTGCGATGGTTATTGCTCAGGATACAGAATATATCTTTTTAGATGAACCTTTAAACAATCTGGATATGAAACATTCGGTACAAATAATGAAAATTTTGAGAAATCTTGTAGATGAAAGAGGGAAAACAATTATAGTAGTAATACATGATATTAACTTTGTTGCAAGCTATTCAGACTACATTGTGGCACTTAAAGATGGGAAAATGATTAGACACGGGAATACAGAAGAAATTATGAAAAATGAAGTCCTAAAGGACATATACGGAATGGAGATACCAATTTATGAAATAGAAAACAGAAAATTCTGTTTGTATTATTAA
- a CDS encoding siderophore ABC transporter substrate-binding protein gives MIKKTGKILVLIALSIIFIVGCSKSGNEKAGNGKQLTISTVKGDVKVPENPKKVAVFDYAALDVIGTLGVKPELALPASNVPEGLKQYAQGAVDAGDVKEPNLEKISEFKPDLIIISGRQTKFYDELSKIAPTIFLETDTKNFISSSNENAKKIASIFGKEKEADEQIAKINSEINDIKNIAKNYNKKALVTLTNDGKISAFGANSRFGFIFTDLGLKNIDDSIKASTHGQEINYEYIAEKNPDIIFYVDRTKIAGGSKNGGDVLKNELVAKTNAGKNNKVVALDAENWYLVSGGLATIQKQVEEIKTAITK, from the coding sequence ATGATTAAAAAAACAGGAAAAATTTTGGTTTTAATAGCATTAAGCATTATATTCATTGTGGGATGTTCAAAATCTGGAAATGAAAAGGCTGGAAATGGAAAACAGCTGACTATTTCCACTGTGAAAGGCGATGTAAAAGTGCCTGAAAATCCTAAAAAAGTTGCTGTATTTGATTATGCGGCACTAGATGTGATAGGAACTTTAGGAGTAAAGCCTGAATTGGCACTACCCGCTTCAAATGTGCCAGAAGGATTGAAACAGTATGCACAAGGTGCAGTTGACGCTGGAGACGTAAAAGAGCCAAATTTGGAAAAAATAAGTGAATTTAAGCCAGATTTGATAATAATAAGCGGAAGACAGACTAAATTTTACGATGAACTAAGTAAAATAGCCCCAACTATATTTTTAGAAACTGATACAAAAAACTTTATTTCAAGTTCAAACGAAAATGCTAAAAAAATAGCAAGTATTTTTGGAAAAGAAAAAGAAGCTGACGAACAGATAGCAAAAATTAATTCTGAAATAAATGATATAAAAAATATAGCAAAAAATTACAACAAAAAAGCACTAGTTACTTTGACAAATGATGGGAAAATAAGTGCTTTTGGTGCAAATTCAAGATTTGGATTTATTTTCACGGATTTAGGATTAAAAAATATTGATGACAGTATAAAGGCTTCTACACATGGACAGGAAATAAACTACGAATACATTGCTGAAAAGAATCCTGACATAATATTTTATGTTGACAGAACTAAAATTGCAGGAGGAAGCAAAAATGGTGGAGATGTACTGAAAAATGAATTAGTTGCGAAAACTAATGCTGGAAAAAATAATAAGGTGGTAGCTTTAGATGCCGAAAACTGGTATCTTGTATCAGGAGGACTTGCTACAATTCAAAAGCAAGTTGAAGAAATAAAGACAGCTATTACAAAATAA
- a CDS encoding MATE family efflux transporter, with the protein MEESIKEKNTLADNKKMRFGTESIPKLLVSLAVPAIIANLVNALYNIVDQIFIGQKIGFLGNAATNVAFPLTTICLAIGLMTGVGAATNFNLELGRKRPKRAKSVAGTAVTMLLLGGIILCILINIFLKPMLTAFGATNQIFDYAIEYTRITSLGIPFLLFSIGANPLVRADGNAFYSMLAIVIGSLVNTILDPLFMFGFDMGMDGAAWATVIGQFVSAIMLALYFFRFKSVKFELRDFKIRIREIGILFALGTSPFIFQCSALIIQIVTNNLLKIYGAKSIYGSEIPIAVAGIVMKINVIFIAIVLGLTQGAQPIAGYNYGARKYTRVREILNLTLKAAFVISIVAFAIFQIFPVQIISVFGSGSELYFKYGTKYMKVFLFFIFLNGIQAAITLFLTSIGRAFQGAVLSLVRQIISLLPLLIILPYFMGVDGIMFAFPIADLIAFIVSVVILKKEMKKIPKLDEDTL; encoded by the coding sequence ATGGAAGAAAGTATAAAAGAAAAAAACACCTTAGCAGATAACAAAAAAATGAGATTTGGTACAGAATCAATCCCAAAATTGCTAGTTTCACTTGCAGTGCCAGCAATTATTGCCAATCTTGTAAATGCACTTTATAATATTGTAGACCAGATTTTTATTGGGCAGAAAATTGGATTTTTGGGAAATGCGGCTACAAATGTGGCTTTTCCGCTTACAACAATTTGTCTTGCGATTGGACTTATGACGGGAGTTGGGGCGGCTACGAACTTTAATCTAGAATTAGGGAGAAAACGTCCAAAAAGAGCAAAAAGTGTAGCAGGAACGGCAGTAACAATGCTTCTTTTAGGCGGGATTATATTATGCATATTGATTAATATCTTTTTAAAGCCTATGTTAACAGCATTTGGTGCGACAAATCAGATTTTTGACTATGCTATTGAATATACTCGGATTACATCTTTAGGGATACCATTTTTATTATTTTCAATAGGGGCAAACCCTTTGGTAAGAGCTGATGGAAATGCCTTTTATTCGATGCTTGCGATAGTTATTGGATCGCTTGTAAATACTATATTAGATCCGTTATTTATGTTTGGATTTGATATGGGAATGGATGGTGCGGCTTGGGCAACTGTAATTGGGCAGTTTGTATCAGCAATTATGCTAGCTTTGTATTTTTTCAGATTTAAAAGCGTAAAATTTGAGTTAAGGGATTTTAAGATAAGAATACGAGAAATAGGGATTTTATTTGCATTGGGGACATCGCCTTTTATTTTTCAATGTTCTGCTTTAATTATACAAATTGTAACAAATAATCTGCTAAAGATATATGGGGCAAAATCCATTTATGGAAGTGAAATTCCAATTGCTGTTGCTGGAATTGTTATGAAAATAAATGTTATATTTATAGCGATTGTATTGGGACTGACTCAGGGAGCACAGCCTATTGCAGGATACAACTATGGGGCAAGGAAATATACGAGAGTCCGTGAAATATTAAATTTGACATTAAAAGCCGCTTTTGTTATTTCAATAGTAGCATTTGCGATATTCCAAATTTTTCCTGTACAGATAATTTCTGTATTTGGAAGTGGAAGTGAACTTTACTTTAAATACGGGACAAAATATATGAAAGTATTTTTATTTTTCATATTCCTAAACGGTATTCAAGCTGCAATTACATTGTTCTTAACATCAATTGGAAGGGCATTCCAAGGGGCTGTTCTATCGCTTGTAAGACAAATTATATCATTATTGCCGCTACTTATAATTTTACCGTACTTTATGGGAGTTGATGGAATTATGTTCGCATTTCCAATAGCAGACTTGATAGCATTTATTGTATCGGTGGTTATTTTGAAAAAAGAAATGAAAAAAATTCCTAAATTGGATGAGGATACTTTATAA
- the pckA gene encoding phosphoenolpyruvate carboxykinase (ATP): MKKLTKDLEKLGIVNVAKIYRNLTPSELIEHALSRKEGTLSETGALVVTTGKYTGRSPKDKYIVDTAGIHDRIAWGNVNKSIEKEKFDSIYNKLIAYLQNREIFIFDGMAGADPTCRRKFRIINERASQNLFIHQLLIRPTEEELKDYGHSDFTIIAAPGFKCNAKIDGINSSAAIIIDYEARVGIICGTEYSGEIKKSVFSIMNFVMPEIDVLPMHCSANMDPRTGHTAVFFGLSGTGKTTLSTDPNRKLIGDDEHGWSDHSIFNFEGGCYAKCINLDPEHEPDIYNAIKFGSLVENVVMNPKTREFDFYDKSLTENTRVGYPINHIKNAQIPGIGGIPSVVIFLTADAFGVLPPVSRLSKDAAIYHFVTGFTSKLAGTERGITEPQPTFSTCFGEPFMPLDPLVYAEMLGKKIELHNTKVFLINTGWSGGPYGVGNRMNLKYTRAMVTAALNGELDEVEYRHDDIFNLEIPQYCPNVPSELLNPVDTWANKEAYGAAARKLAKMFRENFATKYPNMPEHIVNAGPSRFE, encoded by the coding sequence ATGAAAAAATTGACAAAGGATCTTGAGAAATTAGGAATTGTAAATGTGGCAAAAATCTACAGGAATTTAACGCCTTCTGAACTTATTGAGCATGCATTAAGTCGTAAGGAAGGTACACTGTCTGAAACAGGAGCTTTAGTTGTAACAACAGGGAAATATACAGGGCGTTCACCTAAAGACAAATATATTGTTGATACCGCTGGTATTCATGATAGAATTGCCTGGGGAAATGTAAATAAGTCTATTGAAAAAGAAAAATTTGATTCTATTTATAACAAGCTGATTGCATATTTGCAAAATCGTGAAATTTTCATATTTGATGGAATGGCAGGAGCAGATCCAACTTGCAGACGAAAATTTAGAATAATAAATGAACGTGCTAGCCAAAATTTATTTATACATCAGCTTTTAATCCGTCCAACAGAAGAAGAGCTAAAGGATTATGGGCATTCTGACTTTACAATAATTGCAGCACCAGGATTTAAATGTAATGCCAAAATTGACGGTATAAACTCTTCGGCTGCAATAATTATTGATTACGAAGCAAGAGTCGGTATTATTTGTGGAACAGAGTATTCTGGAGAAATTAAGAAAAGCGTATTTTCAATAATGAACTTTGTAATGCCAGAAATTGATGTACTTCCTATGCACTGTTCTGCTAATATGGATCCAAGAACTGGACATACTGCGGTATTCTTTGGACTTTCTGGAACTGGGAAGACTACACTTTCAACAGATCCTAACCGTAAGTTAATTGGAGATGATGAACACGGATGGTCTGATCACAGCATTTTCAACTTTGAGGGAGGATGCTATGCTAAATGTATAAATCTTGATCCAGAACATGAGCCTGATATTTACAATGCAATAAAATTTGGAAGCCTTGTGGAAAATGTTGTAATGAATCCAAAAACACGTGAATTTGACTTTTATGACAAGAGCTTGACAGAAAATACGAGAGTTGGCTACCCGATTAATCATATAAAAAATGCACAAATTCCAGGGATTGGAGGGATTCCAAGCGTTGTAATATTTCTGACAGCAGATGCATTTGGAGTTTTACCGCCTGTTTCAAGACTTTCAAAAGATGCAGCAATTTACCATTTTGTGACAGGATTTACTTCTAAGCTTGCTGGAACAGAACGTGGAATTACAGAACCGCAGCCTACATTCTCAACTTGCTTCGGAGAACCGTTTATGCCATTAGATCCGTTAGTTTATGCAGAAATGCTAGGTAAAAAAATAGAACTTCACAATACAAAGGTATTTTTAATAAATACAGGATGGTCTGGCGGACCTTACGGTGTTGGAAACCGTATGAACTTAAAATACACAAGAGCAATGGTAACTGCAGCGTTAAATGGAGAACTGGATGAAGTTGAATACAGACATGATGATATTTTCAATCTAGAAATTCCACAATATTGTCCAAATGTTCCAAGTGAACTTTTAAATCCAGTAGACACTTGGGCAAATAAAGAAGCATATGGAGCAGCTGCAAGAAAACTGGCAAAAATGTTTAGAGAAAATTTTGCAACAAAATATCCTAATATGCCAGAACATATTGTAAATGCAGGGCCATCACGTTTTGAATAA
- a CDS encoding oxaloacetate decarboxylase subunit alpha yields the protein MGKVKITETSLRDGHQSLMATRMTTAEMLPIIETMDKVGYYAMEVWGGATYDAAIRFLHEDPWERLREIRKRAKNTKLQMLLRGQNLLGYRHYADDIVDKFVELSIKNGIDIIRTFDALNDTRNIRQASESTKKYGGHSQLAICYTISPVHTIEYYKKLALEMQSMGADSIAIKDMSGILLPNVAYELVSELKEILNIPLELHTHATAGLAGMSTLKAIEAGVDIVDTAISPFGSGTSQPPTESLVRTLQGSKYDTGLNLELLKEVAEYFKPIRKKYIDNGTMNPKALAVEPSIVEYQLPGGMLSNLLSQLKAQGAEDKYEDVLREIPKVRKNLGYPPLVTPMSQMVGTQSVFNVLTGQRYKMIPKEIKDYVKGMYGKSPVKISDEIKAVIIGNDEIFTGRPADLLQNEYDTMKNEIGSLAKSDEDVLTYACFPQIAKDYLKEKYEEKNSEEKISIQNIDVVF from the coding sequence ATGGGAAAGGTAAAAATAACGGAAACATCGTTAAGGGACGGACATCAGTCACTTATGGCGACAAGAATGACTACTGCCGAAATGCTTCCAATAATAGAAACTATGGATAAAGTTGGGTATTATGCAATGGAAGTCTGGGGCGGAGCAACTTATGATGCAGCAATCAGATTTTTGCATGAAGATCCGTGGGAAAGATTAAGAGAAATCAGAAAAAGAGCTAAAAATACAAAACTTCAGATGTTGCTGAGAGGACAAAATTTACTTGGTTATCGGCATTATGCAGATGATATTGTAGATAAATTTGTAGAACTTTCAATAAAAAATGGAATTGATATAATTCGTACATTTGATGCTTTAAATGACACAAGAAATATAAGGCAGGCATCAGAAAGTACAAAAAAATATGGAGGACATAGCCAGCTTGCTATCTGTTATACAATTAGTCCTGTTCATACGATAGAATACTATAAGAAACTGGCTTTGGAAATGCAGAGTATGGGGGCAGATTCTATTGCTATAAAGGATATGTCAGGAATTTTGCTTCCAAATGTGGCTTACGAACTTGTAAGTGAACTGAAAGAGATTTTGAATATACCTCTTGAACTGCATACTCACGCAACGGCGGGACTAGCGGGAATGAGTACATTAAAAGCTATTGAAGCTGGAGTGGATATTGTGGATACGGCAATTTCACCTTTTGGAAGCGGAACTTCACAGCCGCCTACGGAATCGCTTGTTAGAACCTTGCAAGGCTCGAAATACGATACAGGGTTAAATCTTGAACTTTTAAAGGAAGTCGCAGAGTATTTTAAACCTATAAGAAAAAAATATATTGATAATGGAACAATGAATCCTAAGGCTCTTGCTGTAGAGCCAAGCATTGTGGAATATCAGCTTCCTGGCGGAATGCTCTCAAATCTTTTGTCACAGCTGAAGGCACAAGGAGCGGAAGATAAATATGAAGATGTGCTTCGTGAAATTCCAAAAGTCCGAAAAAACCTAGGTTATCCACCTTTAGTAACGCCGATGAGCCAGATGGTTGGGACACAGTCGGTATTTAATGTTTTGACAGGACAGAGATACAAGATGATTCCAAAGGAAATTAAAGATTATGTAAAAGGAATGTATGGGAAATCGCCTGTAAAAATTTCGGACGAAATTAAGGCGGTTATAATTGGAAATGATGAAATATTTACTGGAAGGCCTGCCGATTTACTACAAAATGAATATGACACAATGAAGAATGAAATAGGAAGTCTGGCAAAATCTGATGAAGATGTTCTAACATACGCATGTTTTCCACAGATTGCAAAAGATTACCTGAAAGAAAAGTACGAAGAAAAAAACTCGGAAGAGAAAATTAGTATTCAGAATATTGATGTCGTTTTTTAA
- a CDS encoding OadG family protein produces MKSILFGNSAVTFADAIYITVVSMLIVFFILFLISFVLSFFKYFSAYEEKNADIENKKRNDGKILEKQQKLDSEQKFNMEKIKDETMLAAMMAALIEAAGDNKDSRIRIKNIREIK; encoded by the coding sequence ATGAAAAGTATTTTATTTGGAAATTCGGCTGTAACTTTTGCAGATGCCATTTATATAACTGTTGTCAGTATGCTGATTGTTTTTTTTATATTATTTTTGATTTCATTTGTATTGTCATTTTTTAAATATTTTTCAGCCTATGAGGAAAAAAATGCAGATATTGAGAATAAAAAAAGAAATGATGGTAAAATTCTGGAAAAGCAGCAAAAATTAGATAGTGAACAAAAATTTAATATGGAAAAAATAAAAGATGAAACTATGCTGGCAGCAATGATGGCAGCTTTGATTGAAGCGGCTGGAGATAACAAGGATAGCCGTATAAGAATAAAAAATATTAGGGAAATAAAATAA
- a CDS encoding biotin/lipoyl-containing protein, whose amino-acid sequence MIKLYKIRIGEKVYEVEVEDVSEKEGTIETSASSDSKQDVSKNENPPLQKETEGSEVIKAPMQGLIVDVKAKTGQKVKAGDEVVVLEAMKMENPIVAPCDGTISEIRVAKGDTVNTDDILVVLS is encoded by the coding sequence ATGATTAAACTGTATAAAATTAGAATCGGAGAAAAAGTTTACGAAGTAGAAGTGGAAGATGTTTCAGAAAAAGAAGGAACTATTGAAACTTCAGCCAGTTCAGACAGTAAGCAAGACGTAAGCAAGAATGAAAATCCACCTTTACAAAAGGAAACTGAAGGAAGTGAAGTAATAAAAGCCCCTATGCAAGGACTTATAGTAGATGTGAAAGCAAAAACTGGACAAAAGGTAAAAGCAGGAGATGAAGTCGTGGTATTAGAAGCTATGAAAATGGAAAATCCAATTGTAGCGCCTTGTGATGGAACTATAAGCGAAATTAGAGTGGCAAAGGGTGATACAGTAAATACTGATGATATTTTAGTGGTATTGTCTTAA